Proteins encoded together in one Osmerus eperlanus chromosome 20, fOsmEpe2.1, whole genome shotgun sequence window:
- the LOC134006860 gene encoding claspin isoform X2 codes for MGSPVEEMMVKEMTENINSLQDSDDEVTIKRRPHCRKALRDSDSEEGEEEHGAGMVDALILSASSGEDVPPGEEEEEDKRVKKGEVKSKRISRAPVDSDESEPEKESKEDTPKRVLKRKGKKREKSQRHKAKEKKHSKAVELLKKKEKAEEAPMPRVLNDSGCLLGDPDLFDTGLEEEESLDAIRAAVKQKVKKHKEALLDDEPESGDEKDEPKPQRQERKAARASREAIMLLHSETQRLVRESSLGLPYHMPEPKSLDQFFKRRTRPEGPAMALLKSTKYQDMILETTPAPAPPPSNPPNEPQHDPAEDNTVPSFTQVQTLPQPSATSSPQQEHHPRTDEPETGAPVLEVAEMPKTSQVDHTKPESTETEAGLPVPGQVEASRSPARLVETGAGDVAMPAAGAIVEAVAQGHHRSRKDRLARLRELGLDPPPISKLCPDEGAFVNLLEPPQPVNPGVEALKERYFRHVHPVARPKGERTVQVGLIRKDSTPAGQEELRSDSVSVTIKEEEEEAGKGEKLVSLQSRLWKAMAVRRQEERARKAALRRLDNEDCGEEEEEEEEMTESEGEEGVDELLAGDDGEEEQRHEDEEGGARDVRSPSPGLKGRSPFPDLLNMDGTLMLFAGSSCSRTGDGVRRMGSGGQESDTKTEEDDSLSLAKDNSHNSSFELASSMLPSYQPVSRTTARGVSGYATFRSPSPCLFRPSFLGSASKSSSKLSEPSLSMPVEDSQDLYAPPSPGESGPQGRFSLEEDTQSQLLDADGFLNVGPRHGAPRSHKRQLILDSLDENAMDANMGELLGLCSGGFGGGSGSGRAALGGASQENELLGLCSGGFPTQAGEEEMEERRKGTGEEEMDREMDQLLGLCSGRFNSPGVSPFRPVSSPAKLTFTAEDSEKKLVDEEEEEEDCEFHLLSDMESQSEQVRRVCDSEEEEKGEDEENEVEEEERQAVFAPHRVKKKKIRMAEFVDSEAELSGSDVGSDDEDGAGGSEYEEDELLDELPSDEELQDQVNKIHMKQVLDDDKRRLRLYQERYLADGDLHSDGPGRARRFRWKNIDEGFDLSGMGEEGEEEEDEDDVDQAELQRRKERVEREQWLREQSKVKKGRSSCDAHNDEEDNEEEEEEEEMGEEDSQFMKVAKKLTAKKLQKKDMPLVPPAEKSALLLNPFQRPALVSSPSHATDSTQTPSIRSASKKLRFPSQKWIGLLRAILISRLELTWVMGLCMLQHPKTVTVQP; via the exons ATGGGCTCCCCAGTGGAGGAGATGATGGTGAAAGAAATGACTGAAAATATCAATTCTCTGCAAG ATTCAGATGATGAGGTCACCATAAAACGACGGCCTCATTGTCGGAAGGCGCTAAGAGACAGTGAcagcgaggagggggaggaggagcacggAGCCGGGATGGTCGACGCTCTCATCCTATCAGCATCCAGTGGAGAAGACGTGcctcctggggaggaagaggaggaggacaaaaggGTCAAGAAAGGAGAGGTTAAGAGCAAGAGGATATCCCGGGCCCCCGTGGACAGTGATGAGAGCGAACCAGAAAAAGAGAGTAAGGAGGATACACCAAAGAGGGTGTTGAAAAggaaagggaagaagagagagaagagtcagCGAcacaaagcaaaggaaaagaagCACAGCAAGGCCGTGGAGCTTctgaagaaaaaagagaaagctgAG GAGGCCCCCATGCCCCGGGTGCTGAACGACAGCGGCTGTCTCCTTGGCGACCCTGACCTGTTTGACACgggtctggaggaggaagagtctcTGGATGCCATCAGAGCAGCGGTGAAGCAGAAGGTCAAAAAGCACAAG GAAGCTCTTCTGGACGATGAACCAGAGAGTGGGGATGAAAAGGATGAACCCAAACCACAGAGACAA GAGAGAAAGGCGGCAAGAGCCAGCAGGGAAGCCATAATGCTGCTCCACAGTGAGACCCAACGTCTAGTCAGAG AGTCGTCCCTGGGACTGCCCTACCACATGCCCGAGCCCAAGAGTCTCGACCAGTTCTTCAAGAGGAGAACCCGGCCAGAAGGACCCGCCATGGCGCTGCTGAA ATCTACCAAGTACCAGGATATGATACTGGAGACCacgccagccccagcccctccaccttccAACCCACCCAATGAGCCCCAACATGACCCTGCAGAGGATAACACCGTCCCCTCCTTCACCCAGGTCCAGACCCTACCTCAGCCGTctgccacctcctccccacagcAGGAGCACCATCCAAGGACAGACGAGCCTGAGACGGGGGCCCCTGTCCTGGAAGTGGCGGAGATGCCCAAGACATCCCAGGTGGATCATACCAAGCCTGAATCCACAGAGACGGAGGCTGGGCTTCCAGTGCCAGGCCAGGTGGAAGCATCTCGTTCCCCGGCCAGGCTGGTGGAGACCGGGGCTGGGGATGTAGCGATGCCTGCTGCTGGTGCCATTGTGGAGGCTGTAGCTCAAGGTCACCACAGGTCCAGGAAGGACAGACTGGCCAGGCTGAGAGAGCTGGGGCTGGACCCACCACCCATCTCCAAACTGTGTCCAGACGAGGGGGCCTTTGTTAACCTGCTTGAGCCCCCCCAGCCAGTCAACCCAG GTGTTGAGGCGTTGAAGGAGCGCTATTTCCGACACGTGCATCCTGTGGCCCGGCCTAAGGGAGAGCGCACCGTGCAGGTTGGTCTCATCCGCAAAGACAGCACCCCCGCTGGCCAGGAGGAGCTGCGCTCGGATTCTGTCAGCGTCACCatcaaagaggaggaggaagaggctgggAAGG gtgagaaGCTGGTGAGTCTGCAGTCTCGGCTGTGGAAGGCCATGGCTGTGAGAAGGCAGGAAGAGCGCGCTCGCAAAGCCGCCCTCCGTCGCCTAGACAACGAGGACTGcggcgaagaggaggaggaggaggaagagatgaccgAGTCTGAGGGCGAAGAG GGTGTGGATGAGCTGCTAGCGGGTGACGAtggtgaggaggagcagaggcatGAAGATGAAGAGGGCGGGGCCAGGGATGTGAGAAGCCCCTCCCCGGGACTGAAAGGCCGCTCCCCTTTCCCCGACCTGCTCAACATGGACGGAACCCTCATGCTGTTCGCCGGCAGCTCCTGCTCTCGTACCgg GGatggtgtgaggaggatggggtCTGGAGGTCAGGAGAGCGACACTAAGACGG AGGAGGacgactctctgtctctggccaAGGACAACAGCCACAACAGCAGCTTCGAGCTGGCCAGCTCCATGCTTCCGTcctaccagccagtcagccggaCCACGGCCCGAGGCGTCTCCGGCTACGCCACCTTCCGCTCCCCTTCGCCATGCCTCTTCAGACCCAGCTTCCTAGGCTCCGCCTCCAAG AGTTCAAGCAAGCTGTCTGAGCCCTCCCTGTCCATGCCCGTGGAGGACTCCCAGGACCTGTACGCGCCCCCGTCCCCCGGCGAGTCGGGCCCCCAGGGCCGCTTCTCCCTGGAGGAGGACACCCAGTCCCAGCTGCTGGACGCCGATGGCTTCCTCAACGTGGGGCCTCGGCACGGCGCGCCGCGCTCACACAAGCGCCAGCTCATACTGGACAGCCTGGACGAGAACGCCATGGACGCCAACATGGGCGAGCTGCTGGGCCTGTGCTCCGGGGGATTCGGGGGGGGCAGTGGGAGTGGGAGGGCGGCGCTGGGGGGGGCGTCCCAGGAGAATGAGCTGCTGGGCCTGTGCTCCGGGGGGTTCCCCACACAAGCTGgggaagaagagatggaggagaggaggaaaggaacaggggaggaggagatggatcgAGAAATGGATCAACTGTTAGGGCTGTGCTCTGGGAGGTTTAACAgtccag GTGTGTCCCCTTTCAGACCTGTCTCCAGTCCTGCCAAGCTCACCTTTACAGCCGAGGACAG TGAGAAGAAGCTTgttgatgaggaagaggaggaggaagattgtGAGTTTCATCTGCTGTCTGATATGGAGAGCCAGAGTGAGCAGGTAagacgggtgtgt gacagcgaggaggaggagaaaggagaggatgaggagaacgaggtggaggaggaagagaggcaggctgtGTTTGCACCTCACAGAGtcaaaaagaagaaaat tcgCATGGCAGAGTTTGTGGACTCTGAGGCGGAGCTGTCCGGCAGCGACGTGGGCAGTGACGACGAGGACGGGGCAGGAGGGAGCGAGTACGAGGAGGACGAGCTGCTGGACGAGCTGCCCTCTGATGAGGAGCTGCAAGACCAGGTCAACAAGATCCACAT GAAGCAGGTTCTTGATGATGACAAGCGGCGCCTGCGGCTGTACCAGGAGCGTTACCTCGCCGACGGCGACCTGCATTCAGACGGCCCCGGCCGAGCGCGCCGCTTCCGCTGGAAAAACattg ATGAGGGTTTTGACTTGAgcgggatgggagaggagggggaggaagaggaggatgaggacgacGTGGACCAGGCAGAGctgcagaggaggaaggagagggtggagagagagcagtggctgagagagcag TCCAAGGTCAAGAAAGGAAGGTCATCCTGTGATGCTCATAATGATGAAGAGGacaacgaggaggaggaggaggaggaggagatgggagaggaggacagccagTTCATGAAGGTGGCCAAAAAGCTGACGGCCAAAAAACTACAGAAGAAAG ACATGCCTCTGGTCCCCCCGGCTGAGAAGAGTGCTCTGCTGTTGAATCCCTTCCAGAGGCCCGCCCTGGTCAGTAGCCCTTCTCACGCCACAGACTCCACACAAACGCCCTCCATTCGCTCTGCGTCTAAAAAGCTCAGATTTCCTTCTCAGAAATGGATTGGCCTTCTTCGGGCGATTCTAATTTCAAGGCTGGAACTAACCTGGGTCATGGGTCTGTGTATGCTACAGCACCCCAAGACCGTGACTGTGCAGCCATGA